From one Streptomyces sp. CA-210063 genomic stretch:
- a CDS encoding class I SAM-dependent methyltransferase → MPTTPGEQSGPSESEFHSDRHVAESFGVDAERYDRTRPRYPDALVEQIVTASPGPDILDVGCGTGIAARQFHAVGSRVLGVEPDGRMAEFARRSGLTVEVATFEAWNPAGRTFDAVVSGQAWHWVDPVVGASKAARVLRPGGRLAAFWHAFQLPCDLADAFAAVYQRAVPDVPFDLQLVKRPLEAYQATFTKVADALREVGGFGDPQEWRYDWQRSYTRDEWLDQLPTLAELTQLPSNKQAQVLEDVGAVLDAIGGSFTMSYTTVAVTAARTGASGPF, encoded by the coding sequence ATGCCGACGACACCGGGGGAGCAATCAGGCCCCTCCGAGAGCGAGTTTCATTCAGACCGACACGTGGCGGAGTCGTTCGGTGTGGACGCCGAGCGCTACGACCGGACCCGGCCCCGCTATCCCGACGCCCTGGTGGAGCAGATCGTCACCGCCAGTCCTGGACCTGACATCCTGGACGTCGGCTGCGGCACCGGCATCGCCGCCCGGCAGTTCCACGCCGTCGGCAGCCGGGTGCTCGGCGTCGAGCCCGACGGCCGCATGGCCGAGTTCGCGCGGCGCAGCGGGCTCACGGTCGAAGTAGCGACCTTCGAAGCCTGGAATCCCGCCGGCCGAACCTTCGACGCGGTCGTCTCCGGGCAGGCCTGGCACTGGGTGGACCCGGTCGTCGGCGCGTCCAAGGCGGCCCGCGTACTGCGACCCGGCGGCCGGCTGGCGGCGTTCTGGCACGCCTTCCAGCTTCCCTGCGACCTGGCGGACGCCTTCGCCGCGGTCTACCAACGGGCGGTGCCCGATGTGCCGTTCGACCTCCAGTTGGTCAAGCGCCCCCTGGAGGCGTACCAGGCGACGTTCACCAAGGTGGCCGACGCGTTGCGAGAGGTGGGCGGGTTCGGCGACCCGCAAGAGTGGCGATACGACTGGCAGCGGTCCTACACACGCGACGAATGGCTGGACCAGCTGCCGACCCTCGCGGAACTCACCCAACTCCCGTCGAACAAGCAGGCGCAGGTGCTGGAGGATGTCGGCGCCGTTCTCGACGCGATCGGGGGCAGCTTCACGATGTCGTACACCACGGTGGCGGTCACTGCGGCGCGAACCGGCGCCTCGGGCCCGTTCTGA
- a CDS encoding LysR family transcriptional regulator codes for MDNINSARRPGGVGLDLNLLVPLDALLQERSVTRAAQRLGLSQPTVSAALARLRRHFGDDLLTRVGNTYELTPLAERLAAHTAQALGSADQVFQTRPVSDPAHARREFTLVVTDMHLATFGRTLAGLVRDTAPGVRLRFEHNTPHIVRHAPEHLRTVDGMLLAQGLLANVPAIDLYDDRWVCVVSSDTLTSSPPTPEALAARPWVLPYHFPAIGFSPLHGLHAQGLEPRVEIAIENFLTMPFLIAGTDRVGVVPERAARLFPVDSGTAVVELPFGRGRLVESLWWHPLHDRDPAHVWLRKTAVEAGRLVAADTAQSASHDTPQS; via the coding sequence ATGGACAACATCAATAGTGCGCGGAGGCCTGGCGGCGTGGGTCTGGATCTGAACCTGCTGGTTCCGTTGGACGCGCTGTTGCAGGAGCGCAGTGTGACGCGGGCGGCCCAGCGGCTGGGGCTGAGCCAGCCCACCGTGAGCGCCGCGCTGGCCCGGTTGCGCCGCCACTTCGGCGACGACCTGCTCACCCGTGTCGGCAACACCTACGAGCTCACCCCGCTGGCCGAGCGTCTGGCCGCGCACACGGCGCAGGCGCTCGGCTCGGCGGACCAGGTCTTTCAGACCCGCCCCGTCTCCGACCCCGCCCACGCGCGGCGCGAGTTCACCCTGGTGGTGACCGATATGCATCTGGCCACCTTCGGCCGGACGCTGGCCGGCCTGGTGCGCGACACGGCACCGGGGGTGCGGCTGCGGTTCGAGCACAACACCCCGCACATCGTCCGCCACGCGCCGGAGCATCTGCGGACCGTTGACGGCATGCTGCTGGCGCAGGGCCTGTTGGCGAACGTCCCTGCCATCGACCTGTACGACGACCGCTGGGTATGCGTCGTCTCCTCCGACACCCTCACGTCGTCGCCACCGACCCCGGAAGCGCTCGCCGCACGCCCCTGGGTGCTGCCCTACCACTTCCCGGCGATCGGCTTCTCGCCCCTGCACGGGCTGCACGCCCAGGGCCTGGAACCGCGGGTCGAGATCGCCATCGAGAACTTCCTGACCATGCCGTTCCTGATCGCCGGCACCGACCGGGTGGGAGTGGTCCCGGAACGCGCCGCCCGCCTGTTCCCCGTCGACAGCGGCACGGCCGTTGTCGAGCTGCCGTTCGGCAGGGGGCGGCTGGTGGAATCCCTGTGGTGGCACCCGCTGCACGATCGTGACCCCGCACACGTCTGGCTGAGGAAGACCGCGGTCGAGGCCGGCCGACTGGTCGCCGCCGATACGGCACAGAGCGCATCGCACGACACACCGCAGAGCTGA
- a CDS encoding amidohydrolase family protein produces MRSELLALRAGHVFDGVDVRQSGMVLVEDGVIRDVDFTGAPPPEYATVTDFGPDAWLLPGLIDAHVHLCWDGTDDAVAHVTSDDHETVLETARAAAATTLTAGVTTVRDLGDRDYLTLALREQVPPTQRPDIVAAGPPITAPGGHCWFLGGETEGADALRAAVRERAERGCDVVKVMASGGAMTPGSSALDQQYDRSDLRLIADEAHRLGLGVAAHAHAVQAIADVVDAGFDTIEHFSFFTPEGVGLRQEVLDEVVRRGTFVSLTVGIRPGKEPTPPAVVARFAALMDIVAKVIASGARVVPGTDSGISPGKPHGVYPYGLIQLAELGMPNREVLRCATAEAAKAVGRAGRKGVLLPCADADLLVLGSSPVDDISAVADIRAVYRAGHRVR; encoded by the coding sequence ATGCGCAGCGAGCTGCTGGCGCTACGGGCAGGGCATGTCTTCGACGGCGTGGACGTCAGGCAATCGGGCATGGTGCTGGTCGAGGACGGCGTGATCCGTGACGTGGACTTCACGGGAGCGCCACCTCCGGAGTACGCGACGGTGACGGACTTCGGGCCGGATGCGTGGCTGCTTCCCGGACTGATCGACGCGCACGTGCATCTGTGCTGGGACGGCACCGACGACGCCGTGGCGCATGTGACGTCCGACGACCACGAGACCGTGCTGGAGACCGCACGCGCGGCCGCGGCGACCACGCTGACGGCGGGTGTCACCACGGTCCGGGATCTCGGCGACCGCGACTACCTCACGCTTGCACTGCGCGAGCAGGTGCCGCCCACGCAGCGCCCCGATATCGTTGCCGCGGGCCCGCCGATCACCGCCCCCGGCGGCCACTGCTGGTTCCTCGGCGGCGAGACCGAGGGGGCCGACGCGCTACGGGCGGCGGTACGCGAACGCGCCGAGCGCGGCTGCGACGTGGTGAAGGTGATGGCCAGCGGCGGCGCCATGACTCCCGGCTCCAGTGCCCTTGACCAGCAGTACGACCGGTCCGACCTGCGACTGATCGCCGACGAGGCGCACCGGCTCGGGCTCGGCGTGGCCGCCCACGCCCACGCCGTCCAGGCGATCGCGGACGTGGTCGACGCCGGCTTCGACACCATCGAGCACTTCTCCTTCTTCACTCCCGAAGGCGTCGGCCTGCGGCAGGAAGTGCTGGACGAGGTCGTACGGCGAGGAACGTTCGTCAGCCTCACGGTGGGCATAAGGCCCGGCAAGGAACCGACTCCTCCGGCCGTGGTCGCTCGTTTCGCCGCCCTGATGGACATCGTGGCCAAGGTCATCGCCTCGGGTGCTCGGGTCGTTCCCGGAACCGACTCAGGCATCAGTCCCGGCAAACCGCACGGCGTCTACCCGTACGGGTTGATCCAGCTCGCCGAGCTGGGGATGCCGAACCGTGAAGTGCTGCGCTGCGCGACCGCCGAGGCCGCCAAAGCGGTGGGCCGGGCCGGACGCAAGGGCGTACTGCTTCCGTGCGCGGACGCCGACCTCCTCGTGCTCGGCAGTTCCCCTGTCGACGACATCTCGGCCGTCGCCGACATCCGCGCGGTGTACCGGGCAGGCCACCGGGTGCGTTGA
- a CDS encoding B3/B4 domain-containing protein — protein MPAFRITPAVADAFPDALIALVTATGLRGREPWPHTTTALEDLEQQLADGTWHPADETDPRIEAWHTAYRSFGTNPRRIRPSVDALGRRLAKKGTLPRITPAVDSYNAVSVRHGLPAGAFDLDRITGDVDIRYADGTESFTPLGEPDTVESPKPGEIIYADATSVLTRHWNHRDAHRTRVTEDSTHVAFVLETLHSSRDGDLLKVAAEELQGLLAPHAAQTAVCYLSPARPRATT, from the coding sequence ATGCCCGCCTTCCGCATCACCCCCGCCGTCGCGGACGCCTTCCCGGATGCCCTCATCGCCCTGGTCACCGCGACCGGCCTGCGCGGACGCGAACCCTGGCCCCACACCACCACAGCCCTGGAGGACCTGGAGCAGCAACTCGCCGACGGCACCTGGCACCCCGCCGACGAGACCGACCCCCGCATCGAGGCCTGGCACACCGCCTACCGCTCCTTCGGCACCAACCCCCGCCGCATCCGCCCCAGCGTCGACGCGCTCGGCCGTCGCCTCGCCAAGAAGGGAACGCTGCCGCGCATCACCCCGGCCGTCGACTCCTACAACGCCGTCTCCGTCCGGCACGGCCTGCCCGCCGGCGCCTTCGACCTGGACCGGATCACCGGCGACGTCGACATCCGGTACGCGGACGGCACCGAGTCCTTCACCCCGCTCGGCGAACCCGACACCGTCGAGAGCCCCAAGCCCGGCGAGATCATCTACGCGGACGCCACCAGCGTCCTGACCCGCCACTGGAACCACCGAGACGCCCACCGCACCCGCGTCACCGAGGACTCCACCCACGTCGCCTTCGTCCTCGAAACCCTCCACTCCTCCCGCGACGGCGACCTCCTCAAGGTCGCGGCGGAGGAACTGCAGGGTTTGCTAGCCCCGCATGCCGCACAGACCGCCGTGTGCTACCTCAGCCCGGCACGCCCCCGGGCCACCACCTGA
- a CDS encoding helix-turn-helix domain-containing protein, with translation MAETAAALRTVAHNVRAARTRAGLSLDELGRRAQVSKGALVALEKAQGNPNLATLVRLADTLGISVSALMQGPSEGRVRVVAADAVAPLWTGERGSEARLMLTTSGPSPVEVWRWRLEPGEEYPSHPHQAGVVETVSVTSGRMTLIVDGTEHTLEAGQTATFDGDTSHTYRGAGTETCHLIMTVHLPPGPATTT, from the coding sequence ATGGCCGAGACAGCCGCAGCCTTGCGGACGGTCGCGCACAACGTCCGGGCGGCCCGCACCCGGGCGGGCCTCTCCCTGGACGAACTCGGCCGACGCGCCCAGGTCAGCAAGGGAGCTCTGGTGGCACTGGAGAAAGCGCAGGGCAATCCCAACCTGGCCACGCTGGTCCGGCTGGCCGACACCCTCGGCATCTCGGTGTCCGCCCTGATGCAGGGACCGTCCGAAGGGCGTGTCCGTGTCGTGGCCGCCGACGCCGTGGCACCCCTGTGGACCGGGGAGCGGGGCAGCGAGGCCCGGCTCATGCTGACGACCTCGGGGCCGTCCCCGGTCGAGGTCTGGCGCTGGCGACTGGAACCGGGTGAGGAATACCCCAGCCACCCCCATCAGGCCGGAGTCGTGGAAACGGTCAGTGTCACCTCCGGCCGGATGACTCTGATCGTCGACGGCACCGAGCACACTCTCGAAGCCGGGCAGACCGCCACATTCGACGGCGACACCTCTCACACCTACCGCGGCGCGGGCACGGAGACCTGCCACCTGATCATGACGGTCCACCTGCCGCCCGGTCCCGCGACCACCACCTGA
- a CDS encoding serine hydrolase domain-containing protein: MSTMHKAMATASGYTSPRFSGVHDAFESNLRNGDDIGASVAVYHHGELVVDLWGGARDTSGTPYPEDALHVGYSVTKGVMGVVLASLVDTGEVDLDVPVSAYWPEFGAAGKDGVLVRELASHRAGLPAFDEPVTKADLADWDACVRRLARQEPAWYPGIRHGYHALTLGYLVGEVTRRASGKRVGALLRERFAQDSDLQAWIGLPTEHNGRVVTYQDASPTPGIGALLARSAETAGTPTHAAFNNPVITAELFNDPALWRPEIPAANGVFDARSLARLYSGVVDGPLRAISPTTVDRVRRQQVHGPDEVLVDQPTRFGTVFGLSSPRQPMLGPGSFGHDGLGGHLAFAHPESGIAFAFLTNRAIPDPTPHTRLWRLLSAVAAAL, encoded by the coding sequence ATGAGCACGATGCACAAGGCGATGGCGACGGCATCCGGCTACACGTCGCCCCGATTCTCAGGCGTCCACGACGCCTTCGAGAGCAACCTCCGCAACGGCGACGACATCGGCGCCTCCGTCGCCGTCTACCACCACGGCGAGCTCGTCGTGGACCTGTGGGGCGGCGCCCGGGACACCAGCGGGACGCCGTACCCCGAGGACGCCCTGCACGTGGGGTACTCCGTGACCAAAGGCGTCATGGGCGTGGTGCTCGCGAGCCTGGTCGATACGGGCGAGGTGGATCTCGACGTGCCGGTGTCGGCCTACTGGCCGGAGTTCGGCGCGGCCGGCAAGGACGGCGTCCTGGTGCGTGAACTGGCCTCGCACCGAGCCGGCTTGCCCGCCTTCGACGAGCCGGTGACCAAGGCCGACCTCGCCGACTGGGACGCCTGCGTGCGACGCCTGGCCCGACAGGAGCCGGCGTGGTACCCGGGCATCCGGCACGGCTACCACGCCCTGACCCTCGGCTACCTGGTGGGCGAGGTCACGCGGCGCGCGAGCGGCAAGCGCGTCGGTGCCCTGTTGCGCGAACGCTTCGCCCAGGACAGCGACCTGCAGGCATGGATAGGTCTGCCCACCGAGCACAACGGCCGCGTCGTCACGTACCAGGACGCCTCCCCCACACCGGGAATCGGCGCCCTCCTGGCCAGGTCCGCCGAGACCGCGGGCACGCCGACCCACGCCGCCTTCAACAACCCCGTCATCACCGCCGAGCTGTTCAACGACCCCGCCTTGTGGCGGCCGGAGATCCCCGCCGCCAACGGCGTCTTCGACGCCAGGTCACTGGCCCGGCTCTACTCCGGCGTGGTCGACGGCCCGCTGCGTGCCATCTCCCCCACCACTGTGGACCGAGTCCGCCGGCAGCAGGTCCACGGACCCGACGAGGTCCTGGTCGACCAGCCCACCCGGTTCGGCACCGTCTTCGGACTGTCCTCCCCACGTCAGCCCATGCTCGGCCCCGGCTCCTTCGGCCACGACGGCCTCGGCGGTCATCTGGCCTTCGCCCACCCGGAGTCCGGTATCGCGTTCGCCTTCCTCACCAACCGGGCCATCCCCGACCCCACACCCCACACCCGCCTATGGCGCCTTCTCTCGGCGGTGGCAGCGGCCCTGTGA
- a CDS encoding patatin-like phospholipase family protein, whose product MTCVPTEMVPVRRVVIESRLPSHTWPARVLRITAVDAVAASCAVPGVWPPVTIDGCRYVDGGVRSNDSADHAAGAARVLVVSPMGGQRPVPFDRPLENASRSFRRPVPRQRSSNRT is encoded by the coding sequence GTGACCTGCGTCCCAACGGAGATGGTGCCGGTGCGGCGTGTGGTGATCGAGTCGCGATTGCCGTCACACACGTGGCCCGCCCGTGTCCTGCGGATCACGGCCGTGGACGCGGTGGCTGCGAGCTGCGCGGTGCCGGGCGTCTGGCCGCCGGTCACGATCGACGGCTGCAGGTACGTGGACGGCGGCGTGCGTTCCAACGACAGTGCCGACCACGCTGCGGGAGCCGCTCGGGTGCTGGTGGTCAGCCCGATGGGTGGTCAGCGGCCGGTGCCCTTCGACCGGCCGTTGGAGAACGCCTCGCGGAGTTTCAGGCGGCCGGTGCCGAGGCAGCGGTCGTCGAACCGGACGTGA
- a CDS encoding ATP-binding cassette domain-containing protein gives MTTPVLEASGLRKEFPGNRVAVDDVSLTLPPGGSMGVVGESGSGKTTVARMLVGLETPTAGTVRIDGESLIRGRAVPRGRAERRRRARRIQLVFQDPYASLDPRQTIAAGLDELLRLHEPDRDQRRARAAQLLDQVGLDARTARSTPGAMSGGQRQRVAIARALVSRPKILVLDEAVSALDVSIQAQVLNLLADLRDELGIGYLFVTHDLAVVRQVTDELIVMHRGRVVERGLTDEVLTAPENPYTRELLAAVPRDGWRPVRLH, from the coding sequence ATGACCACACCTGTTCTGGAAGCCAGCGGCCTGCGCAAGGAGTTCCCCGGAAACCGGGTCGCCGTCGACGACGTGTCCCTGACCCTCCCACCCGGCGGATCGATGGGCGTCGTCGGCGAGTCCGGCTCCGGCAAGACCACGGTCGCCCGGATGCTCGTCGGCCTGGAAACTCCTACGGCCGGCACCGTCCGGATCGACGGGGAGTCTCTGATCAGGGGCCGAGCCGTCCCCCGTGGCCGTGCCGAGCGGCGCCGCCGCGCCCGCCGGATCCAGCTCGTCTTCCAGGATCCCTACGCCTCCCTCGACCCCCGCCAGACCATCGCCGCCGGCCTCGACGAACTCCTGCGCCTGCACGAACCCGACCGCGACCAGCGCCGCGCGCGTGCCGCCCAGCTCCTGGACCAGGTCGGCCTGGACGCCCGGACGGCGCGTTCGACGCCGGGTGCCATGTCGGGCGGACAACGCCAACGGGTGGCCATCGCCCGCGCCCTCGTGTCCCGCCCGAAGATCCTCGTACTGGACGAGGCCGTCTCCGCGCTCGACGTGTCCATCCAGGCACAGGTGCTCAACCTGCTCGCCGACCTGCGCGACGAACTCGGCATCGGCTACCTCTTCGTCACCCATGACCTTGCCGTGGTGCGGCAGGTGACCGACGAGCTGATCGTGATGCACCGGGGCCGGGTCGTCGAGCGTGGCCTGACCGACGAGGTGCTCACCGCGCCCGAAAACCCCTACACCCGCGAGCTGTTGGCAGCCGTGCCCCGTGACGGCTGGCGCCCGGTTCGCCTCCATTGA
- a CDS encoding ABC transporter ATP-binding protein, which translates to MKTPEGTPVKAPEAQQPLLDITQLHVDLAGGRTVLHDVSYAVRPGESLGLVGESGSGKSISLKAVLRMLPAGARAEGGISFDGRSVATMNARELRAFRAGEVAMIPQDPRAAANPVRTVGDFLTEVLVRARGVPRRQAAEQAVRHLTDVGIPDGEQRLRQHPHQLSGGLLQRVMIAAALAAEPRLLLADEPTTALDVTTQQEVMAILDEQRRRHHLAMILVTHDLDLAAAVTDRIAVMYAGTIIEHAPSNGLHQTAQHPYTAGLLRSRPAIGIRARPVSLPGRPQSAFEAGPGCVFADRCGFAEDRCRTARPRLEAHGTHLVACHRVAELAAAGGLLERTS; encoded by the coding sequence ATGAAGACGCCCGAAGGTACGCCGGTGAAGGCGCCCGAAGCGCAGCAGCCCCTGCTCGACATCACCCAACTCCACGTCGATCTCGCGGGCGGACGGACCGTCCTGCACGACGTCTCGTACGCTGTCCGGCCCGGCGAGTCCCTCGGTCTGGTCGGCGAGTCCGGCTCGGGCAAGTCCATCAGCCTCAAGGCCGTCCTGCGCATGCTGCCCGCCGGGGCCCGCGCGGAGGGCGGCATCAGCTTCGACGGACGCTCCGTGGCCACCATGAACGCGCGCGAGCTACGCGCTTTCCGAGCCGGCGAGGTGGCGATGATCCCGCAGGACCCGCGTGCCGCCGCCAACCCCGTACGCACCGTCGGCGACTTCCTGACCGAAGTCCTGGTCCGCGCCCGGGGCGTTCCACGCAGACAGGCCGCCGAGCAGGCGGTCCGGCATCTCACCGACGTCGGCATCCCCGACGGCGAGCAGCGGCTGCGCCAGCACCCGCACCAACTGTCGGGCGGCCTGCTCCAGCGCGTGATGATCGCCGCAGCCCTGGCCGCCGAGCCCCGGCTGCTGCTCGCCGACGAGCCGACCACCGCGCTCGACGTCACCACCCAGCAGGAGGTGATGGCCATCCTCGACGAACAGCGCCGCCGGCATCACCTCGCCATGATCCTGGTCACCCACGACCTCGACCTGGCCGCGGCCGTCACCGATCGCATCGCCGTGATGTACGCCGGGACGATCATCGAACACGCCCCCTCCAATGGCCTGCACCAGACCGCCCAACACCCCTACACCGCAGGCTTGTTGCGCTCTCGCCCGGCCATCGGCATCCGGGCCCGCCCGGTCAGCCTCCCCGGCCGCCCCCAGTCGGCCTTCGAGGCAGGGCCGGGATGCGTCTTCGCCGACCGTTGCGGCTTCGCCGAGGATCGCTGCCGCACGGCCCGGCCGCGTCTCGAAGCGCACGGCACCCACCTGGTCGCCTGCCACCGCGTGGCCGAACTGGCAGCGGCCGGAGGCCTCCTGGAGAGGACATCATGA
- a CDS encoding ABC transporter permease: MTAASLALPAAKPGRWTRVDPLSAVLGAALLLLALAALLAPLIAPYDPAATDILAANSGPSPAHPLGADELGRDVLSRLLHGARLSLLGPTLIIAAATVLGTALGIASAWLGGWFDAVTSRILDFFFAFPGLLLSVLAVAMIGTGFLAPVTALALAYTPYIARVTRTIAVRERNLAYVEALRSHGLGGWAICLRHLVPAVWPVIRAQAAIAFGSALVDLAAVSYLGLGVQPPSSEWGLMVAQGQSSLLGGTPWQSLSAGVLIIFVVLAVNTIGERASDTDTAGVRP; encoded by the coding sequence ATGACGGCGGCATCACTCGCACTCCCGGCGGCGAAGCCCGGTAGGTGGACCCGCGTGGACCCCCTGTCGGCCGTCCTGGGTGCAGCCCTGCTCCTCCTGGCCCTCGCCGCCCTGCTCGCCCCGCTGATCGCCCCCTACGACCCGGCGGCGACCGACATCCTGGCCGCCAACTCCGGCCCCTCACCCGCCCATCCGCTCGGAGCGGACGAACTCGGCCGCGACGTCCTGTCGCGACTGCTGCACGGCGCCCGCCTCAGTCTGCTCGGCCCCACACTCATCATCGCCGCAGCCACCGTCCTGGGCACCGCCCTCGGTATCGCCTCCGCCTGGCTGGGCGGCTGGTTCGACGCGGTGACCAGTCGGATCCTCGACTTCTTCTTCGCCTTCCCCGGCCTGCTGCTGTCCGTCCTGGCCGTCGCGATGATCGGCACCGGCTTCCTCGCCCCGGTCACCGCGCTCGCCCTCGCGTACACGCCGTACATCGCCCGCGTCACCCGCACCATCGCCGTACGCGAGCGCAATCTCGCCTACGTGGAGGCGCTGCGCAGCCACGGCCTCGGCGGCTGGGCGATCTGCCTGCGCCACCTGGTCCCGGCCGTGTGGCCGGTGATCCGCGCCCAGGCCGCGATCGCCTTCGGCTCGGCGCTGGTGGACCTCGCGGCGGTCTCGTACCTGGGACTCGGAGTTCAACCACCCTCCTCGGAGTGGGGGTTGATGGTCGCCCAGGGGCAGTCGTCCCTGCTGGGCGGCACACCCTGGCAGTCGCTGTCCGCCGGAGTGCTGATCATCTTCGTCGTCCTCGCGGTCAACACCATCGGCGAACGGGCGAGTGACACGGATACGGCAGGAGTACGTCCATGA
- a CDS encoding ABC transporter permease: MRTTVRTVLGALLTLFVSSLAIFLALAAAPGDAASRLAGSRATAAQVAVIRHANGLDQPLPLRYLHWLEGCLHGDFGTSLQYQQSVSSLLAPRVGQTLALVGLTALLIVVGGLGAGILGTLSRPGSAALTVLSGVGVAVPSFVAAALLIQVFALWLGWLPAISTGVGGLSGLLLPALALALSWAAYLSQVVRASLREQLGQEHVAIARSRGLSPAGVFRRHVLRNAAPEITTVSGLAVAGLIAGTVVVEQAFGIGGLGSFLVQSVASKDSNVVLAISLLMVAAFIVTTTATDLLHRALDPRVRAASAPRERKA; the protein is encoded by the coding sequence ATGCGCACCACCGTACGGACCGTGCTGGGCGCCCTGCTGACCCTGTTCGTCTCCAGCCTGGCCATCTTCCTCGCGCTGGCGGCCGCACCCGGCGACGCGGCCTCCCGGCTCGCCGGCTCCAGGGCCACCGCCGCGCAGGTCGCGGTGATCCGCCACGCCAACGGCCTCGACCAGCCGCTGCCCCTGCGCTACCTTCACTGGCTGGAAGGCTGCCTGCACGGCGACTTCGGTACGTCGCTCCAGTACCAACAGAGCGTCTCCTCGCTCCTCGCACCCCGCGTGGGCCAGACCCTCGCCCTGGTCGGCCTGACCGCGCTGCTCATCGTGGTCGGCGGACTCGGCGCCGGAATCCTGGGAACGCTGAGCCGCCCCGGCTCCGCCGCCCTCACCGTCCTCTCCGGCGTCGGGGTCGCCGTGCCCTCCTTCGTGGCGGCCGCTCTGCTCATCCAGGTCTTCGCCCTCTGGCTGGGCTGGCTGCCCGCGATCTCCACCGGCGTCGGCGGACTGAGCGGGCTGCTCCTGCCCGCCCTCGCTCTCGCCCTGTCCTGGGCGGCCTACCTGTCCCAGGTCGTACGCGCCTCCCTGCGGGAGCAACTCGGCCAGGAGCACGTGGCCATCGCCCGCTCCCGGGGACTGAGCCCGGCGGGAGTCTTCCGTCGGCACGTGCTCCGCAACGCGGCACCGGAGATCACCACGGTGTCCGGGCTCGCGGTCGCCGGGCTCATCGCGGGCACGGTCGTGGTGGAGCAGGCGTTCGGCATCGGCGGCCTCGGCTCGTTCCTCGTCCAGTCCGTGGCGAGCAAGGACAGCAACGTCGTCCTGGCGATCAGCCTGCTGATGGTGGCCGCCTTCATCGTCACCACCACCGCCACCGACCTCCTGCACCGCGCACTCGATCCCCGTGTCCGTGCCGCATCCGCGCCCCGGGAAAGGAAGGCCTGA